In Labeo rohita strain BAU-BD-2019 chromosome 4, IGBB_LRoh.1.0, whole genome shotgun sequence, the DNA window TTCGCAAGGATCAGTTTGCATAAGGAAACGCACGTGTGAAACTACAGGGAATTGCGCACAGAGACTTCTTACGCGTTGAGATTTTGGACGGAAAATGTCTCACAGAGAATTACACGCAATTGACGAAAAGTCAATACTCAAATATACCTATTCACAGAGAATTCTGCCCTATAAAATTATAGTCAAACGAACTACACCGACACTAGAAATGAGAAATCAAAGTTTCTGCCAATCGTAGACACTGGATGGTTCATAGTTaagaattcaaaataaattgttgttttcaACAAAACGAGTTTGTGCGGGCCAGAACGTAGTGTAGAAGCTACGTTTTGCCTTACTTTGCAAGTAAAAGCGCACGCAATTACGCACATCACCAACGCATGAAACATTAACAGCTAGCAGCTATGAACCTCAATGATTAAAAGCCCTCAATACGTCTCTATTAAAACCTAAAACTTCTCTGTCTTTTCTGTACCAACCTTCTCGGTGACCGGCCATCTGGGAGTTGGAATGATCTGGAATCCCCTGCCAGTTCTGGCAGGTCTTTTTCCAGTGATACTCATTGGGAGCCACCTGAACAGGCAATGATGATGGAAAGCATTAATACTGCTCTTAATTTAATTATAGCacatcattaatattaataatcattagcTGCAAGCAGACATATGGCACCACGTGGATCCAGCTGCTGTCAGAGCGCATGGATCGGTTGCGTGTTCTTACATGGTTTTCTTTCACGCTGTATGTGTAAGGGTCATTGTCAGAGTTCTGTTCTTGCTCATCCAGCGTATGCAACAGGTCTTGCAGTTTCTCGATGTAGTTTATTGCGCTGCGTAAAATCTCCACTTTGGGCAGCCTCTGGTTCGGATTGGGCACCGTCTTTTTCTTTAACGCTTCAAACGCCTCGTTGATCTTTTTAAGCCGCCTTCGTTCTCGCAGAGTGGCGGCCTTTCGCCGGTCGGTCGGCGCggattttcttttacagatcTTGCAAGCCCACATAAGACACTGACCCTCGCAGTGAGGCTGGAGCCCCGGCGGTGCGAGGACGTGTTCCTCCCCGCTGCTCTCGCACCCTGTCTCGGACGGGACCGGATCCTGTCCCGGGGACAGGGGACTGTCATTC includes these proteins:
- the myf6 gene encoding myogenic factor 6, with amino-acid sequence MMDLFETNTYFFNDLRYLEADHGTLDMPGVSPLYEGNDSPLSPGQDPVPSETGCESSGEEHVLAPPGLQPHCEGQCLMWACKICKRKSAPTDRRKAATLRERRRLKKINEAFEALKKKTVPNPNQRLPKVEILRSAINYIEKLQDLLHTLDEQEQNSDNDPYTYSVKENHVAPNEYHWKKTCQNWQGIPDHSNSQMAGHREEAAVESSTSSSLRRLSSIVDSISTEETKARCPDQISEK